From one Candidatus Acididesulfobacter guangdongensis genomic stretch:
- a CDS encoding AbrB/MazE/SpoVT family DNA-binding domain-containing protein encodes METTSMSVKGQVVIPNKVRKALGLKPNSKLIIIQDGGNILLKPIEEPELKDFKNLIAMGDEISKKLNLKRKDVGMVIKETRDKQKCV; translated from the coding sequence ATGGAAACTACAAGCATGTCCGTTAAAGGTCAGGTGGTAATACCTAATAAAGTTAGAAAAGCGTTGGGTTTAAAGCCAAATTCCAAACTGATTATAATTCAGGACGGGGGCAATATACTTCTAAAGCCTATAGAAGAACCAGAATTAAAGGATTTTAAAAATCTTATCGCCATGGGGGATGAAATTTCTAAAAAATTAAACCTAAAGCGCAAGGATGTCGGTATGGTTATAAAAGAAACAAGGGATAAACAAAAATGCGTATAG